The following nucleotide sequence is from Anaerococcus sp. Marseille-Q7828.
TTTGTTGGTAGTGGTATCTTTAAATCTGGTGATCCAGAAAAAAGAGCTAAAGCAATAGTAAAAGCAGTAGCAAACTATGATGATCCAAAAGTTTTATTAGAAGTATCTAAAAACCTAGGTGAAGCCATGGTTGGAATTAACAAAGACGAAATCGAACAAATAATGGAATTAAGATAAAAGGAGATTAAATTATGACTAAAGAATACAAATTAAACGTACCTACACCAAAATCTTTCTCATTTGTAAAAAGAGATATTCAAAATGTTACTATCGAACAACGTGAAGAAGCATTAAAAAGAACCCACTACAACGAATTTGCTTTCCCAGCTGGTATGCTTACAGTAGATATGTTATCAGACTCTGGTACTACAGCAATGAATGATAGACAATGGGCTGCAATGTTCATGGGTGATGAATCCTACGGAAGAAATAATGGTTACTATGTACTTCTAGAAGCATTTAGAGATTGTTTCGAAAGAGGAGATGACCAAAAAAGGCCAGTAGATATGATTTTATCTGGTGAAAAAGATATTGATAAATTAATGGACGAACTTTACCTTTGCGAATACGAAGGTGGTTTATTCAACGGTGGAGCTGCTCAATTAGAAAGACCAAATACTTTCATAATGCCACAAGGCCGTGCCGCTGAATCAGTATTATTTGAAATCGTTAAAAAAATCTTAGCAGATAGATATCCTGATAAACAATTTGTAATTCCTTCTAATGGTCACTTTGATACAACAGAAGGTAATATCAAACAAATGGGATCTATTCCAAGAAACCTTTATAACAAAGACTTACTATTAGAAGTTCCTGAAGGTGGAGAATACGAAGTAAACCCATTCAAAGGTGACATGGACATCGACAAACTTAGAGAACTAATTGAAAAAGTAGGTCCAGAAAATGTACCACTTATTTATACAACAATTACAAACAATACAGTTTGTGGACAAGCTGTTTCAATGAAATCTATCAAAGCAACAGCTGAAGTTGCAAAAGAATATGACATTCCTTTCATGTTTGATGCTGCTAGATGGGCAGAAAACTGCTACTTCATCAAAGAAAACGAAGAAGGATACAAAGATAAATCAATCCCAGAAATAGCTAAAGAAATGTTCTCATACTGTGACGGATTTACTGCATCTCTTAAAAAAGATGGTCACGCAAACATGGGTGGTGTGTTAGCATTTAGAGATAAAGGTACTTTCTGGAGAAAATTCTCTGACTTTGATGAAAATGGCAATGTAACAAATGATGTTGGAATTAAAATT
It contains:
- a CDS encoding tryptophanase, whose amino-acid sequence is MTKEYKLNVPTPKSFSFVKRDIQNVTIEQREEALKRTHYNEFAFPAGMLTVDMLSDSGTTAMNDRQWAAMFMGDESYGRNNGYYVLLEAFRDCFERGDDQKRPVDMILSGEKDIDKLMDELYLCEYEGGLFNGGAAQLERPNTFIMPQGRAAESVLFEIVKKILADRYPDKQFVIPSNGHFDTTEGNIKQMGSIPRNLYNKDLLLEVPEGGEYEVNPFKGDMDIDKLRELIEKVGPENVPLIYTTITNNTVCGQAVSMKSIKATAEVAKEYDIPFMFDAARWAENCYFIKENEEGYKDKSIPEIAKEMFSYCDGFTASLKKDGHANMGGVLAFRDKGTFWRKFSDFDENGNVTNDVGIKIKVKQISSYGNDSYGGMSGHDIMALTVGLYQCCDFNYLEERVGQCNYLAKGFYDAGVKGVVLPAGGHGVYINMDEFFDGKRGHDTFAGEGFSLELIRRYGIRVSELGDYSMEYDLKTPEQQEELVNVVRFAINRSMYSKEHLDYVIAAVKALYEDRESIPNMRITAGHELPMRHFHAFLEPYPNEEK